In a single window of the Streptomyces sp. HUAS ZL42 genome:
- a CDS encoding bifunctional polysaccharide deacetylase/glycosyltransferase family 2 protein: protein MAPRTSRHPARTRAQGSTAVRRRWFPLRYLLFFLLLLAMTAMLLLRGYVHSEILADYRVRPEGSSDKVPEKILDGGPVIDTRGGRPASLDLPDHRIVLTFDDGPDPKWTPEVLDVLKKHHAHAVFFITGTMASRYPDLVRRMVDEGHEIGLHTFNHPDLSYQSKKRIDWELSQNQLALAGAAGIRSSLFRPPYSSTASALDNSSWPVTEYIGSRGYITVVTSDDSEDWRKPGVEAIIRNSTPKDGKGSIVLMHDSGGDRHQTVQALDRYLPQLQKQGYEFQNLTEALDAPSAHTPVTGLELGKGKAWVFLVAASDNITAVLVVGLAIIGVLVFARFGLMLLLSAVHVRRTRRQGFRWGPDAPVTEPVSVLVPAYNEAKCIENTVRSLMRSEHPIEVLVIDDGSSDGTARIVEGLGLPNVRVIRQLNAGKPAALNRGLANARHDLVVMMDGDTVFEPATVRELVQPFADPRVGAVAGNAKVGNKDTLIGAWQHIEYVMGFNLDRRMYDVLQCMPTIPGAVGAFRRSALERVGGMSDDTLAEDTDITMALHRDGWRVVYAEKARAWTEAPESVQQLWSQRYRWSYGTMQAIWKHRRALVEKGPSGRFGRVGLPLVSLFMVVAPLLAPLIDVFLVYGLVFGPTGKTILAWFGVLGVQAICAAYAFALDRERLTPLVSLPLQQILYRQLMYVVLLQSWITALTGGRLRWQKLRRKGGVSAPPSAPAQRGRVMDGRAVR from the coding sequence ATGGCACCCCGCACCAGCCGTCACCCCGCACGCACACGCGCACAAGGCTCAACGGCCGTCCGCCGCCGCTGGTTCCCCCTGCGTTACCTCCTGTTCTTCCTCCTCCTGCTCGCGATGACGGCGATGCTGCTGCTGCGCGGCTACGTGCACAGCGAGATCCTCGCCGACTACCGCGTCCGGCCCGAGGGCTCCTCCGACAAGGTGCCCGAAAAGATCCTCGACGGCGGCCCGGTCATCGACACCCGTGGCGGCCGCCCCGCCAGCCTGGACCTCCCGGACCACCGCATCGTCCTCACCTTTGACGACGGCCCCGATCCGAAGTGGACGCCCGAGGTCCTCGACGTCCTGAAGAAGCACCACGCGCACGCCGTCTTCTTCATCACCGGCACCATGGCCTCCCGCTACCCGGACCTGGTGCGCCGCATGGTGGACGAGGGCCACGAGATCGGCCTGCACACCTTCAACCACCCGGATCTGTCCTACCAGTCCAAGAAGCGCATCGACTGGGAGCTGTCCCAGAACCAGCTGGCGCTCGCGGGCGCGGCCGGCATCCGCTCCTCCCTCTTCCGCCCGCCGTACTCCTCCACCGCATCCGCCCTGGACAACAGCTCCTGGCCGGTGACCGAGTACATCGGCAGCCGCGGCTACATCACCGTCGTCACGAGCGACGACAGCGAGGACTGGCGCAAGCCCGGTGTCGAGGCGATCATCCGCAACTCCACGCCGAAGGACGGCAAGGGCTCGATCGTCCTCATGCACGACTCCGGTGGCGACCGCCACCAGACCGTGCAGGCACTCGACCGGTACCTGCCCCAACTGCAGAAGCAGGGTTACGAGTTCCAGAACCTCACCGAGGCCCTGGACGCCCCGAGCGCGCACACGCCGGTCACCGGCCTCGAACTGGGCAAGGGCAAGGCCTGGGTCTTCCTGGTCGCGGCCTCCGACAACATCACCGCCGTCCTGGTCGTCGGTCTCGCGATCATCGGTGTCCTCGTCTTCGCCCGCTTCGGCCTGATGCTCCTGCTCTCCGCCGTCCACGTACGCAGAACCCGCCGCCAGGGCTTTCGGTGGGGACCGGACGCCCCGGTCACCGAACCGGTGTCGGTGCTGGTCCCGGCGTACAACGAGGCCAAGTGCATCGAGAACACGGTCCGTTCCCTGATGCGCAGCGAGCACCCCATCGAGGTCCTCGTGATCGACGACGGCTCCAGCGACGGCACCGCACGCATCGTCGAGGGCCTGGGCCTGCCGAACGTCCGTGTGATCAGGCAGCTCAACGCGGGCAAGCCCGCGGCGCTCAACCGCGGCCTGGCGAACGCCCGCCACGACCTCGTCGTGATGATGGACGGCGACACGGTCTTCGAGCCCGCCACGGTCCGCGAACTCGTCCAGCCGTTCGCCGACCCGCGCGTCGGCGCCGTGGCCGGCAACGCCAAGGTCGGCAACAAGGACACGCTCATCGGCGCCTGGCAGCACATCGAGTACGTGATGGGCTTCAACCTGGACCGCCGTATGTACGACGTGCTGCAGTGCATGCCGACGATCCCGGGCGCGGTGGGGGCGTTCAGGCGCTCCGCGCTGGAGCGGGTCGGCGGCATGAGCGACGACACGCTGGCGGAGGACACCGACATCACCATGGCCCTCCACCGCGACGGCTGGCGCGTGGTGTACGCGGAGAAGGCCCGCGCCTGGACGGAGGCCCCGGAGTCGGTCCAGCAGCTGTGGTCGCAGCGCTACCGCTGGTCGTACGGCACCATGCAGGCGATCTGGAAGCACCGCCGCGCGCTGGTGGAGAAGGGGCCGTCGGGCCGCTTCGGCAGAGTGGGCCTGCCGCTGGTGTCGCTGTTCATGGTCGTGGCCCCGCTCCTGGCCCCGCTGATCGACGTGTTCCTGGTCTACGGCCTGGTCTTCGGCCCGACCGGGAAGACGATCCTGGCCTGGTTCGGTGTGCTGGGGGTCCAGGCGATCTGCGCGGCGTACGCGTTCGCCCTCGACCGTGAACGTCTCACCCCCCTGGTCTCGCTGCCCCTGCAGCAGATCCTCTACCGCCAGCTCATGTACGTCGTCCTGCTCCAGTCCTGGATCACCGCCCTCACCGGCGGCCGCCTGCGCTGGCAGAAGCTGCGGCGCAAGGGCGGGGTGTCTGCGCCACCGAGCGCACCGGCGCAGCGGGGGCGGGTCATGGACGGGAGGGCGGTCCGATGA
- a CDS encoding acyltransferase, protein MSTEARDATAPPQSPAAEPPRRPPARDRYFDLLRAIALFRVVFYHLMGWSWLPVVFPSMGVMFALAGNLMARSLERPAVQVVRSRMRRLLPPLWLLGAIGVTGMLLQGWGPDSEGHPVWWWLHLTFWILPLSDPPYAEGLSGIHGVIGEDWAAELAGPLWYIRAYLWYVLLSPFLLKALRALPWPTILSPIVLSAALTWQWIMIPSARIDSAVTDFSTFGACWILGMAHQEGILRRLPRYLVPSVAPVIAALGLWYALTHGFRAGHDLDDIPFGQALWSFATVLLLLHLSPSWTQWPRLLHPWDRLVTLLNSRAVTIYLWHNVCILVAATLWDRLWAFDVLELHFSGLLESSWPVLVVAWILISACILCFGWVEDLAAKRRPRLWPDGSERGRKQARAGAHRA, encoded by the coding sequence ATGAGCACGGAAGCACGGGATGCCACCGCACCCCCGCAGTCGCCCGCGGCCGAACCGCCCCGCCGGCCCCCGGCCCGCGACCGCTATTTCGACCTGCTGCGCGCGATCGCCCTGTTCCGCGTCGTCTTCTACCACCTGATGGGCTGGTCCTGGCTGCCGGTGGTGTTCCCCTCCATGGGCGTGATGTTCGCCCTGGCCGGCAACCTCATGGCCCGCTCCCTCGAACGCCCGGCCGTGCAGGTCGTCCGCAGCCGCATGCGCCGGCTGCTGCCCCCGCTGTGGCTGCTCGGCGCGATCGGTGTGACGGGCATGCTGCTGCAGGGCTGGGGGCCCGACTCCGAGGGGCACCCCGTCTGGTGGTGGCTCCATCTCACCTTCTGGATCCTGCCGCTCAGCGACCCGCCGTACGCGGAGGGCCTGTCCGGCATCCACGGAGTGATCGGCGAGGACTGGGCCGCGGAACTCGCGGGCCCGCTCTGGTACATCCGCGCCTATCTCTGGTACGTCCTGCTCTCCCCGTTCCTGCTGAAGGCCCTGCGCGCGCTCCCATGGCCGACGATCCTGTCCCCGATCGTCCTGTCGGCCGCCCTCACCTGGCAGTGGATCATGATCCCCAGCGCGCGGATCGACTCGGCCGTCACGGACTTCTCCACGTTCGGCGCCTGCTGGATCCTGGGCATGGCCCACCAGGAAGGCATCCTGCGACGCCTGCCCCGCTACCTCGTCCCGTCCGTGGCCCCCGTGATCGCCGCGCTGGGTCTGTGGTACGCGCTCACACACGGCTTCCGGGCAGGCCACGACCTCGACGACATCCCGTTCGGGCAGGCGCTGTGGTCCTTCGCGACGGTACTGCTGCTCCTGCACCTCAGCCCGTCCTGGACGCAGTGGCCACGCCTCCTGCACCCCTGGGACCGCCTGGTCACGCTCCTCAACTCCCGTGCGGTGACGATCTACCTGTGGCACAACGTGTGCATCCTGGTCGCCGCCACACTGTGGGACCGGCTGTGGGCCTTCGACGTGCTGGAACTGCACTTCTCCGGGCTGCTGGAGAGCTCGTGGCCGGTGCTGGTGGTGGCGTGGATCCTCATCTCCGCGTGCATCCTCTGCTTCGGCTGGGTCGAGGACCTGGCGGCGAAACGGAGACCGAGGCTGTGGCCGGACGGGTCGGAACGCGGGCGCAAGCAGGCTCGGGCGGGGGCGCATCGGGCCTGA
- a CDS encoding nitrate/nitrite transporter: MTAPSTAPAQSRGGRWIEHWDPEDETFWNQTGEKIARRNLLFSVLSEHIGFSIWTLWSVMVLFMGPEYGLTPADKFFLVAMATLVGSIVRVPYTFAVARFGGRNWTIIAASALLIPTIAAYFVMEPGTSYSTFMICAVLAGVGGGNFASSMTNINSFFPLRKKGWALGLNAGGGNIGVPVVQLIGLAVIGANGGPRLLLGIYIPFILVSAVCAALFMDNISSVKNDTGAAMEAVKDAHTWIMSFLYIGTFGSFIGYSFAFGLVLQTQFGRTPLQAASITFIGPLLGSLIRPVGGWLADRFGGAKITLWNFVGMAAATGVIVLASMQKSLPLFTTAFIALFVLTGLGNGSTYKMIPGIFQAKAAAKGLTGEEAASYGRRLSGASMGLIGAVGALGGLGINLAFRQSFLSVGSGTGAFVAFLAFYGVCFVVTWAVYLRRTTAQVPAATATSEAKPQLSYAEV; the protein is encoded by the coding sequence ATGACAGCCCCTAGTACAGCCCCCGCCCAGAGCAGGGGAGGCCGCTGGATCGAGCACTGGGATCCGGAGGACGAGACCTTCTGGAACCAGACCGGTGAGAAGATCGCCCGCCGCAACCTTCTCTTCTCTGTCCTCTCCGAGCACATCGGCTTCTCCATCTGGACCCTGTGGTCGGTGATGGTGCTGTTCATGGGACCGGAGTACGGGCTCACCCCGGCCGACAAGTTCTTCCTCGTCGCCATGGCGACCCTGGTCGGCTCGATCGTGCGCGTGCCGTACACCTTCGCCGTCGCCCGCTTCGGCGGCCGGAACTGGACGATCATCGCGGCGTCCGCACTGCTCATCCCGACCATCGCCGCGTACTTCGTGATGGAGCCGGGCACCTCGTACTCCACCTTCATGATCTGTGCGGTGCTCGCGGGCGTCGGCGGTGGCAACTTCGCCTCCTCCATGACCAACATCAACTCCTTCTTCCCGCTGCGGAAGAAGGGCTGGGCGCTCGGTCTCAACGCGGGCGGCGGCAACATCGGCGTGCCCGTCGTGCAGCTCATCGGCCTCGCCGTCATCGGAGCAAACGGCGGCCCGCGCCTGCTGCTCGGGATCTACATCCCCTTCATCCTCGTCTCCGCCGTCTGCGCCGCCCTCTTCATGGACAACATCTCGTCCGTGAAGAACGACACCGGCGCCGCCATGGAGGCCGTGAAGGACGCGCACACCTGGATCATGTCCTTCCTCTACATCGGCACCTTCGGTTCCTTCATCGGCTACAGCTTCGCCTTCGGCCTCGTCCTCCAGACGCAGTTCGGCCGTACGCCGCTCCAGGCGGCCTCGATCACCTTCATCGGCCCGTTGCTCGGCTCCCTGATCCGGCCCGTGGGCGGCTGGCTCGCCGACCGGTTCGGGGGCGCGAAGATCACCCTCTGGAACTTCGTCGGCATGGCCGCGGCCACCGGTGTGATCGTCCTGGCCTCCATGCAGAAGTCGCTGCCGCTGTTCACCACCGCGTTCATCGCGCTGTTCGTACTGACCGGCCTTGGCAACGGCTCGACGTACAAGATGATCCCCGGCATCTTCCAGGCGAAGGCCGCCGCCAAGGGGCTCACCGGTGAGGAGGCCGCCTCCTACGGGCGTCGTCTGTCCGGCGCCTCGATGGGTCTGATCGGTGCGGTGGGTGCGCTCGGCGGGCTCGGCATCAACCTCGCCTTCCGTCAGTCCTTCCTCTCCGTGGGCTCCGGCACCGGCGCCTTCGTCGCCTTCCTCGCCTTCTACGGCGTGTGCTTCGTCGTCACCTGGGCCGTATACCTTCGCCGCACCACCGCGCAGGTTCCGGCCGCCACCGCCACTTCGGAGGCGAAGCCGCAGCTCAGCTACGCCGAGGTGTGA